From the genome of Desulfovibrio sp.:
CCCGTACTACATGGGTGATATCCCTACGGCTGCAGTGCGAATTCCTCCGGTGCATAACGAGCGCGAGAGATTTCTCACCCGCAAAGAAGCGGACCACCTGGTCGCAACGGCCAGGGTGATTAGCCACGATATGGCTGAAATAATCCTCTTGGCGCTCAACACCGGGCTTCGCCGCAATGAGATTCAATCCATGCGCTGGGAGCATGTGAATCTTGAGAACGGTTCCCTTTCTATACCAGGAGTGGACGGCAAGCGCTCGAAGGGGAAGGGCGTTGTTTACTTGAATGCCATCGCTCTCGATCTTTTGCGCCAAAGAAAGAAGACTCAAGGCTCTGCCACTGACGTTTTCCCAGGCCAAGATGGCTTAAAGGACATCAGCAAGATCTTCAGGCGCATTGCCGACGCTGCCAGATTGAATGAGGGCATTGAAGATTCCAGGAATAAGATCACATTCCATAGCTTGCGACACACGTTCGCGAGCTGGTTGGCGCAGAAGGGCACGCCTCTTCTTACCATCAAGGAGCTTTTGCGCCATCGCTCCATCGAAATGACGATGCGGTATGCCCATCTTATCCCTGACGCGAAGCGTGAGGCCGTTGAGCAGATTTGCTTCTCTGAAGAGCCGAAGCCAGAGGATTAGCGCAGCTCTTCTTTATACCGCGCGACTGGGTGATGCGTTCGCGAAGATAGATCAGCTTGTAGGACTGGGCCGGGATGCGCATGGGCCCCACGCCGTGGAAGGCTTAGAGCGCGTTGTCTCCTGGATGGTAGGGAAGGATTTGGTAGGCCACCATCTGGCCCCAGGGGGTGAACTCCACACCGCGCCGGGCCGTGTTCACGTTTTGCAGCTGTCCGTCCACATAGTCGTCCATCTGGTCCTCCTCGATGAGTTCAAAGCGCAGGGGCAGGACGGGGAAGTCACGGTCCCAGACTTCTTGGACCAGATACTCGGCGTCTTCGATAACGTGGCCTAATCCGAGCTTCTGCTGTGAATAAACCGACTCCTCGCCGCTGATGTCGGCCTGGGGAGCTCAGACGTTCCACAGAGCCTCCACGGTGGCGTTGATCTTCGTGTCCGGGTTGCCATTGCGCAGGGTGAAGGCGGCCTGTCCATAACGAAGTCGTAAGACCAGATGTGATTGGGCCATCATGGCCTCAACCGGACACATGAACCACCGTTGAGCTAAATCCGACTGTGCTTTGGCTGCTTCTGCGTAACCTTCAGCCCGTGCTGACGCCAGATGCGCTCTATGCGTTTGTGGTTCACCCAAGCCTTCCCGCTCAATCAAGGCCTGGACACGGCGATACCCATAACGGCCGTGCTCGAGGCGAAGTGGATGATGGCTGCTTTCAGCGGCACTTCATCTCTGGCCTCGAGGGGACGTTACCGCTGATTCGCTCGGGGCTGTTCCAGTACCCGGCACACTCGCCGTTCCGGCATATCGAAGATCGAACGCACATGAGTCACGGATTTCCAGCGTCGGGAAGGGCACAGAAATTTCCCCTTGCTCCTCCTGCAAAATGAGCTTGTCCAATGTCAGCTCTGCCACAGCCTTTTTTTGCCGGGCGTTCTCACGCTCCAGGGCTTTCAGCTTCTTGGTCTGGTCGACTTTGAGCCCACCTTACTCATTGCGCCAGCG
Proteins encoded in this window:
- a CDS encoding site-specific integrase; this encodes MGFQGWNDSKAIKWINDIRENIRTGKGPQSLRAMREAVAKEMAAEVAAKATLDRSLFTFSEAANAYLTWARTNKSSWAADDTRLRLHILPALGLTALSNVTPNDIERIKNTLIKTKAPATVRQCLVLIHRVFSFCRQNHAKGGHGPYYMGDIPTAAVRIPPVHNERERFLTRKEADHLVATARVISHDMAEIILLALNTGLRRNEIQSMRWEHVNLENGSLSIPGVDGKRSKGKGVVYLNAIALDLLRQRKKTQGSATDVFPGQDGLKDISKIFRRIADAARLNEGIEDSRNKITFHSLRHTFASWLAQKGTPLLTIKELLRHRSIEMTMRYAHLIPDAKREAVEQICFSEEPKPED
- a CDS encoding phage portal protein, encoding MSGEESVYSQQKLGLGHVIEDAEYLVQEVWDRDFPVLPLRFELIEEDQMDDYVDGQLQNVNTARRGVEFTPWGQMVAYQILPYHPGDNAL
- a CDS encoding IS3 family transposase, giving the protein MSGKAWVNHKRIERIWRQHGLKVTQKQPKHSRI